The DNA sequence ACTTGATGATATCCCGGGAATAGGAGAAAAGAGAAGGAACTCTCTATTAAAGGCTTTCGGTTCAGTTGAGGGAGTAAAAAAAGCATCAATTTCTGAAATTGAAGCAGTTGCCGGTGTGGGTAAAAACGCAGCGCAGAAGATTGTTGAAGCATTGAAGAATTGGGGCAGGGAATAAATTTTGTTAGCAGGTTTCAATTGATTGTGTATTGATGTATTGTCATTTTTATTTAAGCAGCGAGAGCAAAATAGAAAAGAATTATTTGTCATAGTTTTATGTGTGAATATTTAATAAGGAAACGAGAAATGGAAACAATACTGGAAAATAAAATAAACCTTGGGTTTTTCCCGACGCCGCTTCACTACTTGAAAAATTTGTCAAATGAATTTCCGGATTATAATATCTTTATTAAAAGGGATGATAACACAGGTTTGGCATCCGGCGGCAACAAGACAAGAAAACTTGAGTACCTTCTGAAAGAGGCTGTTGACAGCGGATGTGATACGCTTATTACTGCAGGTGCCCAGCAGTCCAATCACTGCCGTCAGACTGCTGCTGCCTGCTCTGCTGCAGGGCTGGAATGCCATTTGATGCTGGGAGGGGCAGAGCCTGAGGTGTTTGACGGGAATCTGCTGCTTTCATATTTGCTGGGCGCAGAAATTCATTTTTCAGGGGAGAAAAGAAAGGGAGAAGATATCCCGCTGCTGAAAGAGGAGCTTACACAGAAGGGGAAAAATGTTTATGTTGTCCCATACGGAGGATCAAATTTTACAGGCGCTCTCGGGTATGTGAATGCAGCAGGAGAGCTGAAAAAACAATTAAAAAAGCAGAATATTAAGATTGATTATATATTCTTTGCTTCCAGTTCCGGCGGGACTCAGGCAGGCCTGATAATAGGACTTGATCTGTTCGGAGTCGATGCAGAGCTGATTCCCGTAAACATAGACAAAGATGAGACATACGGTATGCCTACAGAAGAGTATATTTTAAATCTTGTTCAAAAAGGAAGGGAAAAATTTAAAATTAAAAAGGATTATCAGCTTAAAGACATAAGATTAGTCAGAGATTATGACAAAGCAGGTTATGGGGTGATAACTGATAATGAAAGAACAGCAATAAAGAAACTTGCGGAAACAGAGGGGATTATTCTTGACCCTGTATATACCGGAAGAGCTTTTTACGGAATGCTGGACTATTTAACAAGAAAAAAAATTCCGATAAAATCCAATGTGCTTTTCTGGCATACCGGCGGATTGCCGTCGAATTTTTACTATGCGGAAAAACTGAAATAAATTAAAAGTGGAAATTATCAATACATTTCGAATTGATTCTTAAAGTAAAAAGATTAAACATGAAATATTTAATAATCATATTTATGCTGTTTTTTGTTTATTGTGAAAAGGGCGTAGATGAACCGGAAATATCAGATCAGAGAAATGATACAGGCGTTGTACTTAACATCCCTTTAACAGGCAGCCTGCAAAACCCTGCTTTCTCACCGGATTCAAAGTCAATTGTTTTTACAAGATTTATAAACGGATATAATCAGGAACCTTCTGAATTGTACAGATATAATATTTTTACAGAACAGTTGAGTTTAATTGTGTCTGACGGCAGCGCAAATGTAAACCTCCCTGGCTCTTCGTGGAACAAAACAATCCGTAAAATTGTATTTTCTTCGTCGAGGGAGCCGCACGATGAAATATACCTGATTTCCGAGGCCAGTACAACAGGTGGTGAAATCAGGATTACAAGCCGTGTTGACAGTGCAGCGTACGAGCCTACGTTAAGCCCTGACGGAGAATGGATTGTATTTGAATCGCATAAACTGGATGAAGAAGGTGACGGTATCATAGTTAAGTATAAAACTGACAGAAGCTCCCGTTATATTTTTCTCACTGATCCAAAAGATGATTGCAGGCAGCCCAATTGGTCGCCTGCCGGGAATAAGATACTTTTCCAGAAGTTTGAGAATACTCAGTGGGATATATGGATTATGAATCCGGATGGAACGGATAAAGTCAGAGTTACATCCGGCCCGGGGGATAAGACCGATGCTTCATTTTCAGATAACGGTCAATATATTGTTTTTAGCAGCGATTTTGAATCTGACACGGCAAATATCTATAAAATATTAATTTCAGGAGGAGATCCTGTCAGGCTGACGAGATATTCAGGTTATGACGGAGCACCATCTTTGTCCCCGGATGGTTCAAAACTTATTTTTGAGTCATGTGAAGGAGAACCGGATAATTCCGGAGGAACAAAATTAATAATGTTAAAACAATGAATTCCGTATTATTCCTTATGCAAATTGAATTTGCTTTATTTGTCTCTTTTTTAAAAATGTTTTGAAATAAGAAATAAACTGTTAAATTATCCACATGATCAAAGACAAAATAAAATCCCGCGATGAGCTTTCAATATTATGCAAGCATATAAAAAAATCAGGGAAAACAATCGGCTTTACAAGCGGTGCGTTTGATCTGGTTCATGCAGGACATGCTGATTACCTTGAAAAAGCAGCGGCAATTTGCGATATCCTCATTGTCGGAGTAAACAGTGATCTCTCTGTAAAGAGGTACAAAGGAGAAGATAGGCCCTTAATCTCCGAAAAGCACAGAATTAAGGTAGTTGCGGCATTTGAATTTGTGAATTATGTTTTTTTGTTTGATGAAAGAAGAAATAAAAAAAATATTGAGCTGCTCAAGCCGGATTTTTATAT is a window from the bacterium genome containing:
- a CDS encoding D-cysteine desulfhydrase family protein, which gives rise to METILENKINLGFFPTPLHYLKNLSNEFPDYNIFIKRDDNTGLASGGNKTRKLEYLLKEAVDSGCDTLITAGAQQSNHCRQTAAACSAAGLECHLMLGGAEPEVFDGNLLLSYLLGAEIHFSGEKRKGEDIPLLKEELTQKGKNVYVVPYGGSNFTGALGYVNAAGELKKQLKKQNIKIDYIFFASSSGGTQAGLIIGLDLFGVDAELIPVNIDKDETYGMPTEEYILNLVQKGREKFKIKKDYQLKDIRLVRDYDKAGYGVITDNERTAIKKLAETEGIILDPVYTGRAFYGMLDYLTRKKIPIKSNVLFWHTGGLPSNFYYAEKLK
- a CDS encoding PD40 domain-containing protein, with protein sequence MKYLIIIFMLFFVYCEKGVDEPEISDQRNDTGVVLNIPLTGSLQNPAFSPDSKSIVFTRFINGYNQEPSELYRYNIFTEQLSLIVSDGSANVNLPGSSWNKTIRKIVFSSSREPHDEIYLISEASTTGGEIRITSRVDSAAYEPTLSPDGEWIVFESHKLDEEGDGIIVKYKTDRSSRYIFLTDPKDDCRQPNWSPAGNKILFQKFENTQWDIWIMNPDGTDKVRVTSGPGDKTDASFSDNGQYIVFSSDFESDTANIYKILISGGDPVRLTRYSGYDGAPSLSPDGSKLIFESCEGEPDNSGGTKLIMLKQ